DNA sequence from the Dreissena polymorpha isolate Duluth1 chromosome 3, UMN_Dpol_1.0, whole genome shotgun sequence genome:
GTCTGGACTAGATATTTTTTGATAAGAAGAAACATCCTTTCAGTGAAATTCTCTCagaagccgaaagtgttgtccctgattagcctataggGACTGCACAGCTAATTTGGTTAGAaattaaatgcacatgcattaaggcccattTCCCATTGATTGACTCATTTATTAAATGGACCTCTTCATACACAGGTGAAATCCCaaaattatacattaattttaatttaaatctattaattttagctcaattgcatcaaaagcctgagacttatataaacgctctcgagtccatttcctgggccaaGAAACAGTACTTGgcgtctttgggggagatctaaagaatgctccccttgtggggatcaaacccgtgacctcccgatcactagacagacaccatatacatTACGCCATGGCAGAATTATACCTTAGATTATACATTCAAACAAGCGCAATTATACTAATTGTCAAGAGAAATGGTTGTTTGGTGTGTTGAAAACATTAATCAAAAAAGATAAAATCATGAAGTAATTGTAATGCTCTTCATTGCTAATAAGGAAAATACATGTAAAACTAGCAAGTGTTCCTGCTCTCAAAGGATATATTATTACAACAAATTATAGTTTTATGCACACATGGATGAATACATTGTTAAGCTCACTTACGGACAAATAGATGAATAACAAACTCGTTATCATGCATACATGTTCATGACACAGCACATGTCTTGTAAAGCTACAGATTTTAAACTGCATGAATGACGTTTGatatgccatgtttttcagcccCACGTGGATGGTCCGCTGTATTTCCCAGTTGTGTCCACAATCAGTCTAGGATCTCACACACTTCTTGATTTCTATGCTCCAATGCCCATTGAGGATGCAGTTCATGTTTCACAGGTACCTGCATTTGAGCTTTCTAtgcgaaaacggggcttaatgcgtgtgcgtaaagtgttgtcccagattagcctgtgcagtgcacacaggcttatcagggacgacactttcttcctAAAACGGATATTTGCTTAGAAGagaattaatttaaacaaaatataccatataGCTAAATGTGTTGGtcttgattaacctgtgcgtactgcacaagCTTACCTTAGACAACACTATTGGCACacgcataaagcccagttttcccgaaTTGAGGTTCATTTTTCTTTAAGAAGTCCTAATAATGCAATATATAAGATATTTGTATGCCACTACAGAGCGAGAGGATAAAAGCATTGCACTTATCTGTCAACCATATTTCTGTACATCCCGaagcttttgttttaaatttctctTTAACTTCATGATGGATCTAACCCAAACACAATCACAGTTGAATGATCTTTATGTGTAGATAAAtcataaagaaaggaattttggctgTAACGAGCTTAGGCAGAATTGTgaccctttgtctgtttttttctCACTCTGATATATTGTTTCCATTTTGAATTATGGCTAGGATAAGTACTGGCAGAATTATGACCCCTTAAGTCTATAAGGCAAAACAAATGTTTGACAGGTGCAAGCTTGTTATCATATAAATGGTTCACTTAGTTGAATAAAATCTCCTTTAGacctttatttcttatttatactgCAAACATGGAGTTTATATCTTGTTTCCATGTGAAATCTTACTGTCTACATAAACTAGTCCAAAAAACTGGATATCTCGGAGGTAGCCtctaaataacattaaaaaaagatacaGGTAATAAATATAGGAAAGCCTTTgtgagcctttggcgagcttactaacgaatttcctggacgagtttaattaaatatggtatgatatgacgagtgtcagatcttttttatcacatgcttttaaatgagcaaacataatgataaatcccgaatgttgtttacattttcgtgacgtcatttgacgttgcaacgtcatttcagcaaaataacaaaatgcgattggtcaataaacgaaaactaagccaatgaaaacgcttaaaaagtatattacacatgtgcaagataaaaatatatgtaatggttatattacatgggaaacagggtatggcatgtgatgggtttattcaaaacaaaataaatatcttCATGAACATAACATGATGTCGATATAAAAGGCAAGTTGGGATTCATTGGCTTAAACAGACAGCTGATATATGGAAATCCTTTGGGCCTTGTGCACAAGTCTgttcatggtattgattaaaagGGATATATCACTGGCTAAAACAGTTACATATTatcaaaaaacaagattaaaaaacataaaattatattttcttatttattaataaaacggTTGCTTATCACAAACATGTGTGTTTCCTTTAAGTAAATGTTCAATCTCATGTTTATTTGTTCAGTATACCAAGTTGTCTCCAGAACACATAAGGAATTACTTGAAATACAAGTATATCATGTAATATGTGATACATTATAATGCCCCAAGTTTGATGATCCATTCTTTACTAAAAAGCttataaaacatgaaattataaaaaatgatgtCCCAAGCCATTCTTGAGTTTAATAAGTTATTTGTAATTTGGCATCAAAAACTGTACCCTTATTGGATTTAAGAATATATCTGACCTTAAAAGAATGACATAAATCTACAAACTATATATTTTGAATCACAGCTTTTAGTATGAAAAAATGGATGGAAAGCAGTGTTAAAATCTTCCAGAGCTTCCTAGGTGCCTGACAAATAAGTTTTCTCTCTTATGCATACTTATATATATCTTATAAGCACACAGTTATAAAGAAAGAAGATCTAtgttatcaaaatacatgttaacgaAGGGTACTTTTTAAAGTAGGGCTGagtatgttatttacatttcaaaAATTGAATCCAGCACATTGAATGATGAAAGGGTTTATGTCACTTATATGTGTGTTTAATTCACTTCTTGAAACTTTTATAAAAACTCTTTACATTATTTCAGGCAGCATCTACGTCTTTTGAAGATCGTTTTATGTGTTCGATATTACTGCAACCTCGTAGCCTCGTTCTCGTTTGTGAAGACATGTACAAGGTGTATCTTCACGGTATTGTTGAGAGGAAGGCAGACACCGTCACGCATGACGTGGCAAATTTAGAGAAGTGTCAAGGATTGACTATGGGCGATTGTTTGGATAGGGCAAGAAGAGTCTCTCTGACTATAAGACACGTTCCAAAGACTGTGAAAGCAAAATTATTGTTTGGCACCAAAAGGTGATGTGATGTTATCACCATGACAACCAGTTAACTACTGTAGATCTTGATCTGATGAGCATTTGGATTTCATTTCAGCTGCCAGTGGGTGCAGGCATGTACAATCAGGGCTTGCTGTGTTATACAATACACATAATGTGATGTACACAGTGAATTGTTGTGATGTAAActgttttgtatgtattatttccAGCACATGTATGGGTAACTTCATATGGCTAAAATGGTGCCCatgtttattatgtattttatgttaaattgttaCATTGTCTTTGTTCTAATAGTTTAAGTAACTTACTGACTTATTGTAAGAAAGAATACATTCAGTCTTTGGCGGATGCCGGTTTTATCTTCATTTCAACCTTCTTCAATGAGTTGTTAGGCCCAGTCCACGGTTTCCAAGTAATGCCGTCATATCGCTTCTCCGGAATTGTGCCACCTTTGTAAAACTTCCCATTCAAGTTTGAAGAATAACACTTATAATACCACCCTGCTCCATAGAAGCGTTTTGCACAACTCCCGCCAAATTCCTTGCTGACTTTGTCATTGTCGACGTCTTTAGTTGAAAACATGCTTTCATCGTGTTTCCCCAGACCATCCCCCGCGTCCCCACTATAGCCACCAATATGCAACATGTAACCCTCTCTTTCGTGGTCGACCAGGAAAGACTGGTAATAAGCTATTTTCTTTGTTTTGTCCCAGTCCATTAGGTCCACCCGCAGTTTGTAATAGTTTTGGTTAGTCAGGAGATAGATGTTATCGTTTCCAAGCCAGTGTTCACCGTACAGGCCTGAAATGTAATATGATATTGTTTTTGTCGATCGCAGAACGTCTTCATCAAACGTCACACAAACAGAATGAGAGGCGAGCGTGAACTAATACTAATCacatataaatgttgttgtttaaggGAATAAACACTTTTTCGACTCGAAGGCTGCAGTATGTGAAGactaatatatataaatgtaaaagcCCGTCTTCCAAAATTTCTTTTAAGAAATTCCACTTACACATAGTTTGCTATGGGCGTTTTGCCAACAAAATGCAAAAAGAAACACGCATTGACAAGTCTTATATTAACGATTTTTGTGATTATTATGCCCATAACCATTAGCCTTGAAGAAGCTTGGATATATCGATATGCTCCAGACCAGATGGTCGGTCAGTAGGCCATTTCGAATTTGAAGTCACCATGTGAtacttcaaggtcacaggggtttgTAACTGGCACAATAGCCAATTTAACGAAAGTCAAAACACATACTCAATTTTAGTAGACTTAAAATTATACTGAAACACCAGTTGAACATTGAACACAGAGAATTTCGTAATAAGTGGATGTTTTATTATACTTGTAGCTGCAAAGTGCAATCAAATATGTAATCCTGACTGACTGAAAGAAACTGTTCCAGTCAATTTCATTACCTACTAAGTGATTGTTGTGTTATTTTCGGTTGATAGTTGCTTTGAGTAGACCTGACAGTTTCACGCTCAACCTTTGAGatattaaatatacacaaatcgAACCCCAGCTCCACCAGCTCTAGAGAAACCATTGTTATATGCGGCCCTTTATTATGTGACCAATTAAGTGACCAATCGCCAAACAATAAGGTACTAACATAGACAATACACACGTACACAACAGACCAACACAAATGATTAAAATTGGTGCAACTATAGAAGAAGCCGTTATAAAGTTGTTAGGACATTCGTTTCCAACAACATTGTAAATAGGGAAACCCCTAACACCTCACACGTGTGCTTTATTGCATGAAAGTTACTCGTTGCCTTAGTGGCATTGGTACAGCTTCATAATTAATTCATGTCAGACGTAAGATTTTTATTTCCTCAACCCGTTTCCAAGCATTCAACAATATGAGAGCAATTTTGTAACaatatacgcccgttttaaggcatGGGTAATATTGATCTGCTATTGATGTTTTAGTGCAGAGTGCAAATGATGACAGAGaacataatattaacaacaaATTGGCAATGCGATGAAACAAGGGCTTGAacctaaaatatatttatataatttaattaaaataggtAATTTGCAAATTTAGTTAAGTCTGCAAGTAAGCTGCCTACACGTACAACTTCAGTATAATACTTCAACCAAAACTCCAGTAATTGTGCAGATGCTGCTTTTCATTTTTTAGCAACAGTGAAAGTGTATCTAACTGGCCGAAAATGCAACTCCTATGAAAGTCGACATGACAGTCGCTTATACACAAATTGTTAgtgcaatacctccatccaaaaaAAGTTATTCAGCAGAAAAAATGTGTTTCCATTGTTACTTACACTGAGCGTTACCTTAACCTTACTGGCCCCTAATGAAATGTCTTATATCACCAATTTCTAACCCAAATTAAATGAGCGTAAACCGTTGTTATGTTTTAGTAGCAGTGACATTGACCTGACACGCCTTTATGCAAACTTAAGCTCGGTCTTTATGTAAGATATctgtacacaacaatttaaatGCCATACCTCCATACAAACTAAAGTTCTTGAGCAGAAACTGTtttgtctattttagtaacagcgACATTGACCTGTTGAGTCACAAATTACCTCCCAGTCTAAGTATCAATTTAATCTTGTTATATCTAAACGTCATCACAATTGTTTCATGGAAATTAAGTTATTGACTGAAAACAACAAAAGAgcagatttttgcatattttgggaCAATGCAGGGGCAGCAATTCAGAAATTCTCCGTGCAATCTGACAGGTGGAGATTACATGACCACAAACATTACCAATGATCCAAGGTAAACTATCGGACAAGGTATATTTGGCTATATTGTcttattcaataataaataaatcagaAGTGGTTTATGTAATCTGGCTGGTTATCGTACTTGGCCGAGATATGATGCCAATACACATTATTACCAAGTTCTATGATGATCCGATTAAAACTCTTGCATTATTGAGCAAAAATGGACGCCGCCCTCCCGCAACAGATGTTTCTCCTTATATGGCCTGATTTTTATTAAACGAGAGGATAAAGAACAATATAGAAAGAAATGGACGAACAATTAAATGATGTCAAGATGCTTCCTAGATCTACTGTTTTGATTGTTTGAGCTAAATTAGCTGTCAGATTTATTGTGCTCAAGATGAACTAACATAGCTGCCAGAAAATAAATTTGTTCGATGCTTACCGTGAACAACTACtaaattttgattatatatatatatatctccgGCGATGTGCCTCATGTGTCGTCAATATTTAGCTTGCTACCATTCTAGGTTCCACATTTTTGGCTCAGTCTTATATTAActtgataaataattttatatctaCAGTAGGCCAGGATCGAATTGGGTCAAGTAGGATCATTAACTAGTCTTCAGGTCAAAAGCTAAAAGACAAATATTTGTAATACTCTATAAATCTCTCTTATTACTTAATATTGATGCAGTATAGTCAGAATGATCATcgtgaggtcacaaggtcaatcATGGAAAAATATGACCATGCTAAAAGCCTTTTGTATGACTCAGACTCGATAATACCATGCTACAATGTTTATTTTGACGCTATCTAGTCAAATTTCATTCTAttcatagatggtgacgtcactacgtcaTTGTCAgttagaccggtgtgtacacaatggtcaAATTTTAAATTTGTGTTAAGAGCAT
Encoded proteins:
- the LOC127873223 gene encoding alpha-ketoglutarate-dependent dioxygenase alkB homolog 6-like isoform X1; this translates as MAGSECALVRHFVSKAPAAVYYIPEFITPQEETYLLNQVYGVPQTKWTQLSNRRLQNWGGLPHPKGMVLEDLPQWLKTYADQIAKLEVFEGKVPNHVLVNEYEAGQGIMPHVDGPLYFPVVSTISLGSHTLLDFYAPMPIEDAVHVSQAASTSFEDRFMCSILLQPRSLVLVCEDMYKVYLHGIVERKADTVTHDVANLEKCQGLTMGDCLDRARRVSLTIRHVPKTVKAKLLFGTKR
- the LOC127873223 gene encoding alpha-ketoglutarate-dependent dioxygenase alkB homolog 6-like isoform X2 encodes the protein MSESVCGVAKRVQAPAAVYYIPEFITPQEETYLLNQVYGVPQTKWTQLSNRRLQNWGGLPHPKGMVLEDLPQWLKTYADQIAKLEVFEGKVPNHVLVNEYEAGQGIMPHVDGPLYFPVVSTISLGSHTLLDFYAPMPIEDAVHVSQAASTSFEDRFMCSILLQPRSLVLVCEDMYKVYLHGIVERKADTVTHDVANLEKCQGLTMGDCLDRARRVSLTIRHVPKTVKAKLLFGTKR
- the LOC127873213 gene encoding angiopoietin-related protein 1-like isoform X2; translated protein: MRNGGWTVIQRRQDGTTNFFQTWEDYKKGFGGLYGEHWLGNDNIYLLTNQNYYKLRVDLMDWDKTKKIAYYQSFLVDHEREGYMLHIGGYSGDAGDGLGKHDESMFSTKDVDNDKVSKEFGGSCAKRFYGAGWYYKCYSSNLNGKFYKGGTIPEKRYDGITWKPWTGPNNSLKKVEMKIKPASAKD